A genomic segment from Spinacia oleracea cultivar Varoflay chromosome 3, BTI_SOV_V1, whole genome shotgun sequence encodes:
- the LOC110782312 gene encoding uncharacterized protein codes for MAFLSFAGRVLFVSVFILSAWQEFNEFGVDGGPAARALRPKFNALSKHVASYTALKLPPVEMQHLIAASIALKGLGSLLFILGSSFGAYLLILHQVLATPTSYDFYNYDADHKEFALLFVKFTQNLALFGALLFFIGMKNSMPRRQVKKKAPKAKAM; via the exons atggCGTTTTTGTCGTTTGCTGGAAGAGTTCTCTTCGTCTCCGTCTTCATCCTCTCTGCTTGGCAAGA GTTCAATGAATTTGGTGTTGATGGTGGGCCAGCTGCTAGGGCTTTGCGTCCAAAGTTCAATGCTTTATCAAAACATGTGGCATCATACACTGCGCTTAAACTGCCTCCAGTTGAG ATGCAACATTTAATCGCTGCCTCAATAGCCTTGAAGGGACTTGGGAGTCTTCTTTTCATATTGGGAAGCTCTTTTGGAGCTTATCTTCTG ATTTTGCACCAGGTGCTTGCTACTCCTACCTCTTATGATTTCTACAACTATGATGCTGATCATAAGGAATTTGCGTTACTTTTTGTCAAATTTACCCAG AATTTGGCATTGTTTGGCGCTTTGCTTTTTTTCATTGGCATGAAGAACTCTATGCCAAGACGACAAGTAAAGAAGAAGGCCCCCAAGGCAAAAGCAATGTAA